The following coding sequences are from one Aethina tumida isolate Nest 87 chromosome 2, icAetTumi1.1, whole genome shotgun sequence window:
- the LOC109594099 gene encoding GDP-fucose protein O-fucosyltransferase 1, whose amino-acid sequence MQLSFIFVLISLIEYCLSVEFDPLGYILYCPCMGRFGNQADHFLGSLGFAHGLNRTLVLPPWVEYRYGEPKSIQVPFDTYFKVEPLLKFHKVITMEEFMKEIAPYEWPADKRTSFCYMQRGGNNSCNAKQGNPFGPFWNTFNIDFVNSVFYSPLHYDIHNENMAKQWKERYPPKTWPVIAFTGAPASFPVQLENRDLQKYLEWSENIENETNKFIKNVLPKGAFIGIHLRNGMDWVRACEHIPDSPGLFSAAQCVGYRNEKGRATMEMCLPSKETIVRQLKRLIKFINNSVNNNNDKTIKSVFVASDSNYMLEELKDGLKRMGVKVVKSTSSSPHLDLSILGRSNHFIGNCISSFTAFVKRDRDQKGFPSSFWGFPPEKVKSNFTGHDEL is encoded by the exons atgcagcTTTCTTTCATCTTCGTCTTGATTTCGTTGATCGAATATTGTTTGTCTGTTGAATTCGATCCTCTCggttatattttgtattgtcCTTGTATGG GACGGTTCGGGAATCAAGCAGATCATTTTTTGGGTTCTTTAGGATTTGCACATGGTTTAAATCGAACTTTGGTGCTTCCTCCATGGGTCGAATACAGATATGGAGAACCTAAATCGATTCAAGTGCCCTTCGACACTTATTTTAAAGTGGAACCTCTGCTAAAATTTCACAAGGTTATAACTATGGAGGAATTTATGAAGGAGATTGCTCCATACGAATGGCCTGCAGATAAAAGAACTTCTTTTTGTTACATGCAAAGAG GTGGCAACAATTCATGTAACGCAAAACAAGGAAATCCCTTTGGACCATTCTGGAACACTTTCAATATAGATTTTGTAAATTCAGTGTTTTACAGTCCTTTACACTATGACATTCACAATGAGAACATGGCTAAACAGTGGAAAGAGAGGTATCCACCAAAAACGTGGCCGGTCATCGCATTTACAG GTGCTCCAGCCAGTTTCCCGGTGCAGCTCGAAAATCGCGACCTCCAAAAATACTTGGAGTGGTCCGAAAACATCGAAAACGAGacgaataaatttatcaaaaatgttttgcCCAAAGGCGCTTTTATCGGGATACATTTAAGGAACGGCATGGATTGGGTTCGTGCGTGTGAACACATTCCAGACAGCCCCGGCTTATTTTCGGCGGCGCAATGTGTTGGTTACAGGAACGAAAAGGGGAGAGCCACAATGGAAATGTGTTTGCCATCGAAGGAAACGATCGTTAGAcaattaaaacgtttaattaaGTTCATCAATAACtcggtaaataataataacgatAAGACTATTAAATCTGTGTTCGTGGCTTCAGATAGCAATTATATGTTGGAAGAGCTGAAAGACGGGTTGAAGCGAATGGGGGTGAAGGTCGTTAAGAGCACAAGTTCAAGTCCACACTTGGATTTATCCATATTAGGGAGAAGCAATCATTTTATTGGCAACTGTATTTCATCATTCACAGCTTTTGTTAAACGAGATAGGGATCAAAAAGGATTTCCATCGTCGTTTTGGGGTTTCCCCCCTGAAAAAGTTAAAAGCAATTTTACCGGTCACGATGAATTGTGA
- the LOC109594041 gene encoding deformed epidermal autoregulatory factor 1 translates to MDNSNSESVVIPDISEAEQLASEHDGGDNGDIVDNVDNGDNKDPRISTVAVRHAGVPVSLPVGSLITSTFNVITQDQIPHFKPMLCVDNNGYIATDGTGTELKTIVIQEDNSVSTPVTVTTPSVGNWSEAASLPVLPVRCKNTSAELHKNRFGSGGRGRCIKLDNNWYTPSEFEAACGRASSKDWKRSIRFGGRSLQTLIDEGIILPHATSCTCAACCDDETATGPVRFFTPYKRKRRKEGDGRRTNGDDSDHQTKEEAWQSLADGLDSTDYQMMDVSNVDPQTQLKRLEEIAVQVNRLSVEFRKGLEEMKEALARQQEKQQREKDAAILAARVEAQVAALQPDNNADSTLQPALDNDNQKKCANCNREALAECSLCRRTPYCSTFCQRKDWASHQVECVRGVSDAGQQSIMLIVESTDQQ, encoded by the exons ATGGATAACTCAAACTCGGAGAGTGTCGTCATACCGGACATCTCCGAAGCCGAGCAGCTTGCGAGCGAGCACGATGGCGGCGATAATGGCGACATTGTCGACAATGTCGACAACGGCGACAACAAGGATCCCCGCATCTCGACCGTGGCGGTTCGGCATGCCGGCGTTCCGGTTTCACTGCCGGTCGGCAGTCTCATCACCAGCACTTTCAATGTCATCACCCAGGACCAGATACCCCATTTCAAGCCGATGTTGTGCGTCGACAACAACGGCTATATTGCGACGGATGGAACCGGTACCGAACTCAAGACGATTGTTATACAG GAGGACAATTCGGTTTCGACTCCGGTGACGGTGACCACCCCGTCGGTGGGCAACTGGAGCGAAGCGGCCAGCCTCCCCGTGTTGCCCGTGCGATGCAAAAACACGTCGGCAGAATTGCACAAGAACCGATTCGGTTCGGGCGGACGTGGCAGATGTATAAAGCTGGACAACAACTGGTACACGCCGAGCGAATTCGAGGCAGCGTGCGGCCGCGCGTCGAGCAAAGATTGGAAGCGGAGCATCCGATTCGGCGGCAGGAGTCTGCAAACGCTCATCGACGAAGGCATCATTCTGCCGCACGCGACAAGTTGCACGTGCGCGGCGTGTTGCGACGACGAAACGGCAACCGGTCCCGTGCGATTCTTCACACCCTACAAACGGAAACGGAGAAAAGAGGGCGACGGCCGACGGACGAACGGCGACGACAGCGACCATCAGACCAAGGAGGAGGCATGGCAGAGTCTGGCCGACGGCCTCGATTCTACCGACTACCAGATGATGGACGTGAGCAACGTGGATCCGCAGACGCAGCTTAAACGACTCGAAGAGATCGCTGTGCAGGTGAACAGACTGTCGGTGGAGTTCCGCAAGGGCTTGGAGGAGATGAAGGAGGCGTTGGCCAGACAACAGGAGAAGCAACAGCGGGAGAAAGACGCGGCTATTTTGGCGGCGAGGGTGGAGGCTCAGGTTGCGGCGCTGCAGCCGGATAACAACGCGGACAGCACGCTGCAACCCGCCTTGGACAACGACAATCAAAAAAAG TGTGCAAACTGTAACAGAGAGGCATTGGCCGAGTGTTCGTTGTGCAGAAGGACGCCGTACTGTTCAACGTTTTGCCAGAGAAAAGATTGGGCGTCGCATCAGGTGGAGTGTGTGCGAGGAGTTTCGGACGCTGGCCAACAGTCCATAATGTTGATCGTCGAAAGTACGGATCAACAATAG
- the LOC109594100 gene encoding ankyrin repeat domain-containing protein 11 isoform X1 codes for MPSSVRPRGGSATNRGGSMPVVTPMSERQQLALLMQMTSSTGNEATGSRSPSNTTTATSTTSSRSRERNERGETPLHLAAIKGDVEQVCRLLLAHHADPNVADFAGWTPLHEACNHGWYDVAHRLVQSGANVNAKGLDNETPLHDAAANGHVKLVRLLVERGADIHAKNVKGKTPLDVAPAHVQPYLHNPNLPVTSAESGTSSSRLQPRSRDDKKATESGSKKGAATASAAPDEATEGAASKASGTNAEDVYEFKSTKEADSPDNNKTGDTAETEADSVDPLNVPAAQSDDGTKRNFAEVSESNEEGGGGGDDESRRKRRKDEGTKETKTGAQRNTPSKGQGGKQSGGGQSKSATLNVAKTAAQDKKSPCSSPKPAGGGSSTSDAEVEDGKTDLKVPPLKIVIPQGAGGEQEGPTSRNGKNSSQRTHQALPYVVASNSNDGEVTATGSPEGAAASTASATQTKGDEKKDGGVGSTQNEDQRGSHQRVLRSSHRGGGSGGGNATDRGSNNSSPQLQRSHSPSPTASPAAANSQDPPTSASATNTNSTKTDTQASQNDTETTATSATPAAAAAVELHPRKRKMKPNKEPTAPPADAAETPAEAQIHPHDQPITNCYQLFLNIRKQINKRRRGIYPVQPKPPQGFKDYLMNRCTYVLSGTAATTPNISYPPTLPQQMKDLFTEQEKERYRLRMQHVIEKEKLVLSVEQEILRVHGRAARALANQSLPFSVCTILKDEEVYNLITPEQEEKDRNARSRYNGRLFLSWLQDVDDKWEKIKEHMLLRHHNEAESLHAVQKMDWEWKMKELILCDRKSTPSIDEHHVPMVHVSDDFDLLPA; via the exons ATGCCGTCGTCGGTACGACCGAGGGGCGGTAGCGCAACGAACAGGGGCGGCTCTATGCCCGTAGTCACCCCGATGTCCGAGAGACAACAACTGGCTCTCCTAATGCAAATGACGTCGTCAACGGGCAACGAGGCGACTGGCTCACGCAGTCCTAGCAATACTACGACGGCGACGTCCACCACGTCGTCAAGAAGTCGCGAACGTAACGAAAGAGGTGAAACCCCATTGCACTTAGCCGCTATTAAAGGCGATGTAGAACAAGTCTGTAGGTTACTACTGGCACATCATGCCGATCCTAATGTAGCTGACTTTGCTG GTTGGACGCCGCTGCACGAGGCGTGCAACCACGGCTGGTACGATGTGGCCCACCGTCTGGTGCAGTCGGGGGCGAACGTGAACGCCAAAGGTCTGGACAACGAGACGCCACTCCACGATGCCGCCGCCAACGGGCACGTCAAGCTGGTCAGGTTGCTGGTCGAACGGGGCGCCGACATACACGCGAAGAACGTCAAGGGCAAGACGCCACTGGATGTGGCGCCCGCCCACGTCCAACCCTATTTGCACAATCCCAATTTGCCAGTGACGTCCGCCG AATCGGGCACGTCCTCTTCTCGCCTCCAACCGAGATCTCGAGACGACAAGAAAGCGACGGAGAGCGGCAGCAAAAAAGGCGCCGCCACCGCCTCCGCCGCACCGGATGAAGCCACGGAAGGTGCCGCATCCAAAGCGTCGGGCACCAACGCCGAAGATGTGTACGAATTCAAGTCGACCAAAGAGGCCGACTCACCGGACAACAACAAAACGGGCGACACCGCCGAAACCGAGGCCGATTCGGTCGATCCGCTGAACGTTCCCGCCGCCCAATCCGACGATGGCACGAAGAGAAACTTTGCGGAGGTGAGCGAGAGCAACGAGGAGGGCGGCGGAGGCGGCGACGATGAGTCAAGAAGGAAACGGAGGAAGGACGAGGGCACGAAGGAGACGAAAACGGGCGCCCAACGAAACACACCGAGTAAGGGACAGGGTGGGAAGCAGTCCGGAGGTGGGCAGTCCAAGTCGGCCACTTTGAATGTGGCGAAGACGGCGGCGCAGGACAAAAAGAGTCCATGTTCCAGTCCGAAGCCTGCTGGTGGGGGCTCCTCCACCAGCGACGCTGAGGTAGAGGATGGGAAAACGGACTTGAAGGTGCCTCCTCTGAAAATCGTGATTCCTCAGGGCGCAGGTGGTGAACAAGAGGGTCCAACCAGCAGGAACGGGAAGAATAGTTCGCAGAGAACACATCAAGCTTTGCCGTATGTCGTTGCCAGTAACAGCAACGATGGGGAAGTGACTGCCACCGGTAGTCCCGAAGGAGCAGCGGCATCCACTGCGTCGGCAACTCAAACCAAAGGGGACGAAAAGAAGGATGGTGGAGTTGGTAGCACGCAAAACGAGGATCAA AGAGGCAGCCATCAAAGAGTGCTGCGAAGCTCTCACCGTGGTGGCGGCAGCGGTGGTGGCAATGCAACGGACAGAGGCAGCAACAACTCCTCCCCCCAGTTGCAGCGTTCTCACTCGCCATCCCCAACGGCCTCGCCGGCAGCAGCCAACTCGCAAGACCCTCCCACATCCGCGTCCGCCACCAACACCAACAGCACGAAAACAGACACGCAGGCGTCACAAAATGACACGGAAACTACGGCGACTTCTGCGACGCCCGCTGCCGCCGCCGCCGTGGAACTACATCCACGCAAAAGAAAGATGAAACCGAACAAGGAACCGACGGCCCCGCCCGCCGATGCCGCGGAAACGCCGGCGGAAGCGCAAATCCATCCGCACGATCAGCCCATCACTAATTGCTATCAGTTGTTCCTGAACATCAGGAAACAGATCAATAAACGGAGGAGAGGCATTTATCCGGTACAGCCGAAACCGCCGCAAGGTTTCAAGGATTATCTGATGAACAGGTGCACGTACGTTTTGAGCGGTACCGCAGCCACCACACCCAACATCTCCTATCCTCCCACGCTACCGCAACAGATGAAAGATCTGTTCACTGAGCAAGAAAAAGAGCGATACAGACTGAGAATGCAG cACGTTATAGAGAAAGAGAAGCTGGTTCTTTCCGTGGAACAAGAGATACTAAGAGTACACGGCCGAGCTGCCAGAGCACTGGCGAATCAGTCGTTGCCGTTTTCCGTGTGCACCATTTTAAAAGACGAGGAGGTCTACAATCTAATCACCCCAGAACAGGAAGAGAAAGATAGAAACGCCAGATCGAGATACAACGGTCGACTGTTCTTGAGCTGGTTGCAGGATGTAGACGACAAGTGGGAGAAGATCAAAGAACACATGTTGCTACGGCACCACAACGAGGCGGAATCGTTACACGCCGTCCAAAAAATGGATTGGGAATGGAAGATGAAAGAGTTGATTCTTTGCGACAGGAAAAGTACGCCGTCTATCGACGAGCATCACGTACCTATGGTGCACGTTAGCGATGATTTTGATTTGTTGCCCGcataa
- the LOC109594034 gene encoding chitin deacetylase 7 has translation MKCLILLSFVVIALAAPNAHKVTTQSCTEDVCKAPDCRCSSTEIPGGLDASETPQFVFLTFDDAVRADNYAIYADSFYNKKNPDGCDIAATYFTSHEYTDYSKLNDLYQHGHEIALHSISHSASTEYWKDMSSELLNEEFVDEITLISNFANIPKENIYGLRLPFLQLSGDKSYEMIEKSTLKYDCSWPSLRNIQPGLWPYTLDYLSTQDCPIGPCPTESHPGVWVVPMTNWLDLNGTACSMVDACQAIPETVDELVELFKENFNKNYKGNRAPFGFYVHAAWFLVAEYHLEAYNKFVDWLVSLDDVYIVGINQAIEWVKNPVPIGSSNWPKCVEPQPTTCVPRSCRLIKEGTEERYMTVCGECPAVFPWLDNPLGK, from the exons ATGAAGTGTTTAATACTGTTATCGTTTGTGGTGATCGCTTTAGCGGCACCAAACGCTCATAAAGTTACTACCCAGTCTTGCACTGAAGATGTCTGCAAAGCGCCTGATTGTAGATGTTCTTCTACTGAGATTCCCGGAGGATTGGACGCTTCCGAAACACCAcaa tttgttttccTGACTTTCGACGATGCAGTTCGAGCCGACAATTACGCCATTTACGCCGATtcgttttataacaaaaaaaatccaGATGGATGTGACATCGCCGCAACTTATTTCACGTCCCACGAATACACCGATTACAGCAAA TTGAACGATTTGTATCAACACGGTCACGAAATCGCTCTACATTCAATTTCCCACTCGGCATCGACGGAATACTGGAAGGACATGTCTTCGGAACTGCTGAACGAGGAATTCGTGGACGAAATCACGCTGATCAGCAACTTTGCGAACATTCCCAAGGAGAACATCTACGGACTCAGACTTCCTTTCCTCCAACTTTCCG GAGACAAGAGCTACGAAATGATCGAAAAGTCCACCCTAAAATATGATTGTTCTTGGCCGTCTCTAAGAAACATTCAGCCAGGTCTTTGGCCCTACACATTAGATTACCTCTCCACTCAGGACTGTCCGATTGGTCCTTGCCCAACCGAATCCCATCCAGGAGTGTGGGTCGTACCGATGACCAACTGGTTGGACCTGAACGGAACGGCTTGTTCCATGGTCGATGCCTGTCAAGCAAT ACCTGAAACCGTAGATGAATTGGTGGAACTGTTTAAAGAGAACTTTAACAAAAACTACAAAGGCAACAGAGCACCCTTCGGATTTTATGTACACGCAGCTTGGTTCTTGGTTGCGGAGTATCATTTGGAGGCCTACAATAAATTCGTTGATTGGTTGGTTTCTTTGGACGATGTTTACATT GTGGGAATAAACCAAGCAATCGAATGGGTGAAAAATCCGGTGCCGATTGGCTCCTCAAACTGGCCAAAATGCGTTGAACCGCAACCGACAACTTGTGTGCCCCGCTCGTGTAGATTGATAAAGGAGGGCACTGAAGAGCGATACATGACGGTCTGCGGGGAATGTCCGGCGGTGTTTCCATGGTTGGATAACCCacttggaaaataa
- the LOC109594100 gene encoding ankyrin repeat domain-containing protein 12 isoform X3, which yields MPSSVRPRGGSATNRGGSMPVVTPMSERQQLALLMQMTSSTGNEATGSRSPSNTTTATSTTSSRSRERNERESGTSSSRLQPRSRDDKKATESGSKKGAATASAAPDEATEGAASKASGTNAEDVYEFKSTKEADSPDNNKTGDTAETEADSVDPLNVPAAQSDDGTKRNFAEVSESNEEGGGGGDDESRRKRRKDEGTKETKTGAQRNTPSKGQGGKQSGGGQSKSATLNVAKTAAQDKKSPCSSPKPAGGGSSTSDAEVEDGKTDLKVPPLKIVIPQGAGGEQEGPTSRNGKNSSQRTHQALPYVVASNSNDGEVTATGSPEGAAASTASATQTKGDEKKDGGVGSTQNEDQRGSHQRVLRSSHRGGGSGGGNATDRGSNNSSPQLQRSHSPSPTASPAAANSQDPPTSASATNTNSTKTDTQASQNDTETTATSATPAAAAAVELHPRKRKMKPNKEPTAPPADAAETPAEAQIHPHDQPITNCYQLFLNIRKQINKRRRGIYPVQPKPPQGFKDYLMNRCTYVLSGTAATTPNISYPPTLPQQMKDLFTEQEKERYRLRMQHVIEKEKLVLSVEQEILRVHGRAARALANQSLPFSVCTILKDEEVYNLITPEQEEKDRNARSRYNGRLFLSWLQDVDDKWEKIKEHMLLRHHNEAESLHAVQKMDWEWKMKELILCDRKSTPSIDEHHVPMVHVSDDFDLLPA from the exons ATGCCGTCGTCGGTACGACCGAGGGGCGGTAGCGCAACGAACAGGGGCGGCTCTATGCCCGTAGTCACCCCGATGTCCGAGAGACAACAACTGGCTCTCCTAATGCAAATGACGTCGTCAACGGGCAACGAGGCGACTGGCTCACGCAGTCCTAGCAATACTACGACGGCGACGTCCACCACGTCGTCAAGAAGTCGCGAACGTAACGAAAGAG AATCGGGCACGTCCTCTTCTCGCCTCCAACCGAGATCTCGAGACGACAAGAAAGCGACGGAGAGCGGCAGCAAAAAAGGCGCCGCCACCGCCTCCGCCGCACCGGATGAAGCCACGGAAGGTGCCGCATCCAAAGCGTCGGGCACCAACGCCGAAGATGTGTACGAATTCAAGTCGACCAAAGAGGCCGACTCACCGGACAACAACAAAACGGGCGACACCGCCGAAACCGAGGCCGATTCGGTCGATCCGCTGAACGTTCCCGCCGCCCAATCCGACGATGGCACGAAGAGAAACTTTGCGGAGGTGAGCGAGAGCAACGAGGAGGGCGGCGGAGGCGGCGACGATGAGTCAAGAAGGAAACGGAGGAAGGACGAGGGCACGAAGGAGACGAAAACGGGCGCCCAACGAAACACACCGAGTAAGGGACAGGGTGGGAAGCAGTCCGGAGGTGGGCAGTCCAAGTCGGCCACTTTGAATGTGGCGAAGACGGCGGCGCAGGACAAAAAGAGTCCATGTTCCAGTCCGAAGCCTGCTGGTGGGGGCTCCTCCACCAGCGACGCTGAGGTAGAGGATGGGAAAACGGACTTGAAGGTGCCTCCTCTGAAAATCGTGATTCCTCAGGGCGCAGGTGGTGAACAAGAGGGTCCAACCAGCAGGAACGGGAAGAATAGTTCGCAGAGAACACATCAAGCTTTGCCGTATGTCGTTGCCAGTAACAGCAACGATGGGGAAGTGACTGCCACCGGTAGTCCCGAAGGAGCAGCGGCATCCACTGCGTCGGCAACTCAAACCAAAGGGGACGAAAAGAAGGATGGTGGAGTTGGTAGCACGCAAAACGAGGATCAA AGAGGCAGCCATCAAAGAGTGCTGCGAAGCTCTCACCGTGGTGGCGGCAGCGGTGGTGGCAATGCAACGGACAGAGGCAGCAACAACTCCTCCCCCCAGTTGCAGCGTTCTCACTCGCCATCCCCAACGGCCTCGCCGGCAGCAGCCAACTCGCAAGACCCTCCCACATCCGCGTCCGCCACCAACACCAACAGCACGAAAACAGACACGCAGGCGTCACAAAATGACACGGAAACTACGGCGACTTCTGCGACGCCCGCTGCCGCCGCCGCCGTGGAACTACATCCACGCAAAAGAAAGATGAAACCGAACAAGGAACCGACGGCCCCGCCCGCCGATGCCGCGGAAACGCCGGCGGAAGCGCAAATCCATCCGCACGATCAGCCCATCACTAATTGCTATCAGTTGTTCCTGAACATCAGGAAACAGATCAATAAACGGAGGAGAGGCATTTATCCGGTACAGCCGAAACCGCCGCAAGGTTTCAAGGATTATCTGATGAACAGGTGCACGTACGTTTTGAGCGGTACCGCAGCCACCACACCCAACATCTCCTATCCTCCCACGCTACCGCAACAGATGAAAGATCTGTTCACTGAGCAAGAAAAAGAGCGATACAGACTGAGAATGCAG cACGTTATAGAGAAAGAGAAGCTGGTTCTTTCCGTGGAACAAGAGATACTAAGAGTACACGGCCGAGCTGCCAGAGCACTGGCGAATCAGTCGTTGCCGTTTTCCGTGTGCACCATTTTAAAAGACGAGGAGGTCTACAATCTAATCACCCCAGAACAGGAAGAGAAAGATAGAAACGCCAGATCGAGATACAACGGTCGACTGTTCTTGAGCTGGTTGCAGGATGTAGACGACAAGTGGGAGAAGATCAAAGAACACATGTTGCTACGGCACCACAACGAGGCGGAATCGTTACACGCCGTCCAAAAAATGGATTGGGAATGGAAGATGAAAGAGTTGATTCTTTGCGACAGGAAAAGTACGCCGTCTATCGACGAGCATCACGTACCTATGGTGCACGTTAGCGATGATTTTGATTTGTTGCCCGcataa
- the LOC109594100 gene encoding ankyrin repeat domain-containing protein 11 isoform X2: protein MPSSVRPRGGSATNRGGSMPVVTPMSERQQLALLMQMTSSTGNEATGSRSPSNTTTATSTTSSRSRERNERGWTPLHEACNHGWYDVAHRLVQSGANVNAKGLDNETPLHDAAANGHVKLVRLLVERGADIHAKNVKGKTPLDVAPAHVQPYLHNPNLPVTSAESGTSSSRLQPRSRDDKKATESGSKKGAATASAAPDEATEGAASKASGTNAEDVYEFKSTKEADSPDNNKTGDTAETEADSVDPLNVPAAQSDDGTKRNFAEVSESNEEGGGGGDDESRRKRRKDEGTKETKTGAQRNTPSKGQGGKQSGGGQSKSATLNVAKTAAQDKKSPCSSPKPAGGGSSTSDAEVEDGKTDLKVPPLKIVIPQGAGGEQEGPTSRNGKNSSQRTHQALPYVVASNSNDGEVTATGSPEGAAASTASATQTKGDEKKDGGVGSTQNEDQRGSHQRVLRSSHRGGGSGGGNATDRGSNNSSPQLQRSHSPSPTASPAAANSQDPPTSASATNTNSTKTDTQASQNDTETTATSATPAAAAAVELHPRKRKMKPNKEPTAPPADAAETPAEAQIHPHDQPITNCYQLFLNIRKQINKRRRGIYPVQPKPPQGFKDYLMNRCTYVLSGTAATTPNISYPPTLPQQMKDLFTEQEKERYRLRMQHVIEKEKLVLSVEQEILRVHGRAARALANQSLPFSVCTILKDEEVYNLITPEQEEKDRNARSRYNGRLFLSWLQDVDDKWEKIKEHMLLRHHNEAESLHAVQKMDWEWKMKELILCDRKSTPSIDEHHVPMVHVSDDFDLLPA, encoded by the exons ATGCCGTCGTCGGTACGACCGAGGGGCGGTAGCGCAACGAACAGGGGCGGCTCTATGCCCGTAGTCACCCCGATGTCCGAGAGACAACAACTGGCTCTCCTAATGCAAATGACGTCGTCAACGGGCAACGAGGCGACTGGCTCACGCAGTCCTAGCAATACTACGACGGCGACGTCCACCACGTCGTCAAGAAGTCGCGAACGTAACGAAAGAG GTTGGACGCCGCTGCACGAGGCGTGCAACCACGGCTGGTACGATGTGGCCCACCGTCTGGTGCAGTCGGGGGCGAACGTGAACGCCAAAGGTCTGGACAACGAGACGCCACTCCACGATGCCGCCGCCAACGGGCACGTCAAGCTGGTCAGGTTGCTGGTCGAACGGGGCGCCGACATACACGCGAAGAACGTCAAGGGCAAGACGCCACTGGATGTGGCGCCCGCCCACGTCCAACCCTATTTGCACAATCCCAATTTGCCAGTGACGTCCGCCG AATCGGGCACGTCCTCTTCTCGCCTCCAACCGAGATCTCGAGACGACAAGAAAGCGACGGAGAGCGGCAGCAAAAAAGGCGCCGCCACCGCCTCCGCCGCACCGGATGAAGCCACGGAAGGTGCCGCATCCAAAGCGTCGGGCACCAACGCCGAAGATGTGTACGAATTCAAGTCGACCAAAGAGGCCGACTCACCGGACAACAACAAAACGGGCGACACCGCCGAAACCGAGGCCGATTCGGTCGATCCGCTGAACGTTCCCGCCGCCCAATCCGACGATGGCACGAAGAGAAACTTTGCGGAGGTGAGCGAGAGCAACGAGGAGGGCGGCGGAGGCGGCGACGATGAGTCAAGAAGGAAACGGAGGAAGGACGAGGGCACGAAGGAGACGAAAACGGGCGCCCAACGAAACACACCGAGTAAGGGACAGGGTGGGAAGCAGTCCGGAGGTGGGCAGTCCAAGTCGGCCACTTTGAATGTGGCGAAGACGGCGGCGCAGGACAAAAAGAGTCCATGTTCCAGTCCGAAGCCTGCTGGTGGGGGCTCCTCCACCAGCGACGCTGAGGTAGAGGATGGGAAAACGGACTTGAAGGTGCCTCCTCTGAAAATCGTGATTCCTCAGGGCGCAGGTGGTGAACAAGAGGGTCCAACCAGCAGGAACGGGAAGAATAGTTCGCAGAGAACACATCAAGCTTTGCCGTATGTCGTTGCCAGTAACAGCAACGATGGGGAAGTGACTGCCACCGGTAGTCCCGAAGGAGCAGCGGCATCCACTGCGTCGGCAACTCAAACCAAAGGGGACGAAAAGAAGGATGGTGGAGTTGGTAGCACGCAAAACGAGGATCAA AGAGGCAGCCATCAAAGAGTGCTGCGAAGCTCTCACCGTGGTGGCGGCAGCGGTGGTGGCAATGCAACGGACAGAGGCAGCAACAACTCCTCCCCCCAGTTGCAGCGTTCTCACTCGCCATCCCCAACGGCCTCGCCGGCAGCAGCCAACTCGCAAGACCCTCCCACATCCGCGTCCGCCACCAACACCAACAGCACGAAAACAGACACGCAGGCGTCACAAAATGACACGGAAACTACGGCGACTTCTGCGACGCCCGCTGCCGCCGCCGCCGTGGAACTACATCCACGCAAAAGAAAGATGAAACCGAACAAGGAACCGACGGCCCCGCCCGCCGATGCCGCGGAAACGCCGGCGGAAGCGCAAATCCATCCGCACGATCAGCCCATCACTAATTGCTATCAGTTGTTCCTGAACATCAGGAAACAGATCAATAAACGGAGGAGAGGCATTTATCCGGTACAGCCGAAACCGCCGCAAGGTTTCAAGGATTATCTGATGAACAGGTGCACGTACGTTTTGAGCGGTACCGCAGCCACCACACCCAACATCTCCTATCCTCCCACGCTACCGCAACAGATGAAAGATCTGTTCACTGAGCAAGAAAAAGAGCGATACAGACTGAGAATGCAG cACGTTATAGAGAAAGAGAAGCTGGTTCTTTCCGTGGAACAAGAGATACTAAGAGTACACGGCCGAGCTGCCAGAGCACTGGCGAATCAGTCGTTGCCGTTTTCCGTGTGCACCATTTTAAAAGACGAGGAGGTCTACAATCTAATCACCCCAGAACAGGAAGAGAAAGATAGAAACGCCAGATCGAGATACAACGGTCGACTGTTCTTGAGCTGGTTGCAGGATGTAGACGACAAGTGGGAGAAGATCAAAGAACACATGTTGCTACGGCACCACAACGAGGCGGAATCGTTACACGCCGTCCAAAAAATGGATTGGGAATGGAAGATGAAAGAGTTGATTCTTTGCGACAGGAAAAGTACGCCGTCTATCGACGAGCATCACGTACCTATGGTGCACGTTAGCGATGATTTTGATTTGTTGCCCGcataa